The Triticum aestivum cultivar Chinese Spring chromosome 7B, IWGSC CS RefSeq v2.1, whole genome shotgun sequence genome window below encodes:
- the LOC123159819 gene encoding uncharacterized protein, giving the protein MRDFLLHFLLQSYNPSSKKFMVQESSGSTAGCKGLISLRPDDVYSIFGWKNNGVDVFGFLSTEGEKATKKIPVSFVSKKNGKIMIDDLIEKIVKDKSTDDDFIRMTFLVLLGTIIAPVSHEYVPKKYYALVKNIKLIRKFNWNAFTSRFCLSEIGKLLQDGHVRQWPQGNLALLQYLYWEKVQPITGPKYDPLALLSPLMRNWTEDMAVRRDKYDYEYGRGVGMIDDNITEEYRLKKIAEEEAQKTKKASSKKSNVTGTRKEGSTSEASSQKPTMDRILSEMNELRKEMLRLPERMIEKLNKTGVSYKPSNLEEDEENLYGGINESSNDVGRPQKEFVYQKDDSDRFRTPSKMNLQKDDNGVDVTSRENTPFYCTPEYWDSFKGDMDDPVQVPEVSDEKAATSLETDEIASHASVGSQGVQEEVEEVTGRRKRRGSQHVKSPYVVPKPNKRAKRSAKGKLFQNGDVNKSGDEYDVVKASIKYVRAHEHLQKHAKTEIFNDGMEEGLTVRRACQIINHEWLSGDVIDAYSSFLVDKVNDDRFMLTTWRIHWLLHVRPGKKTAGNDYEAESHSNGPVNRCEDEYFKKSKTYIPLNKQNNHWITVVMHSGKREFQVLDSLMTGKLDTVTRELVEDLRKQLAEDIQEANATGIVNYPDVSKWPIQTYDMPKQHDGYASHVWTTMYNERCANTIFFQTSIDDSRELMIAQLIFSERNKLDEVKNKVIRISKKKK; this is encoded by the exons ATGCGTGATTTTTTGCTTCACTTTTTACTCCAAAGTTACAATCCGAGTAGCAAAAAATTCATGGTTCAAGAGAGTTCTGGAAGTACTGCTGGATGTAAAGGTCTTATTTCATTAAGGCCTGATGATGTGTACTCCATATTTGGTTGGAAAAACAATGGAGTGGATGTTTTTGGGTTTCTTAGTACTGAAGGAGAAAAAGCAACCAAAAAAATACCAGTTAGTTTTGTTAGCAAGAAAAATGGTAAGATCATGATTGATGATCTCATAGAAAAGATTGTGAAGGATAAGAGCACTGATGATGACTTTATTCGGATGACATTTCTAGTTCTCTTAGGAACTATAATTGCACCAGTGTCTCATGAATACGTTCCGAAAAAGTACTATGCCTTAGTGAAAAATATTAAGTTGATAAGGAAGTTCAACTGGAATGCATTCACTTCACGATTCTGTTTATCGGAGATTGGTAAGCTTCTGCAGGACGGCCATGTTAGGCAGTGGCCCCAGGGGAACCTCGCCCTTTTGCAA TACCTATACTGGGAGAAGGTGCAACCAATCACCGGTCCAAAATATGATCCGTTGGCATTGTTGAGCCCGCTGATGAGGAACTGGACGGAAGATATGGCTGTGAGAAGAGACAAATACGACTACGAATATGGTCGTGGTGTTGGGATG ATCGATGACAACATTACAGAGGAGTATAGGTTGAAAAAAATTGCGGAAGAAGAAGCTCAAAAAACCAAGAAAGCTAGTAGCAAAAAATCTAACGTTACTGGAACGAGGAAAGAGGGCAGTACCTCGGAGGCTTCGAGCCAGAAGCCTACTATGGACCGGATTTTGAGTGAGATGAATGAGCTTCGGAAGGAAATGCTTCGTTTGCCAGAG AGGATGATTGAGAAACTGAACAAAACCGGCGTCTCCTACAAACCCAGTAACCTGGAAGAGGACGAAGAGAATCTGTACGGAGGCATTAATGAGTCTTCAAACGATGTTGGACGTCCGCAAAAAGAGTTTGTATATCAAAAAGATGATTCAGACCGGTTCCGCACACCTTCCAAAATGAATTTGCAAAAGGATGATAACGGCGTTGATGTAACTTCTCGTGAAAACACACCTTTTTACTGCACACCTGAGTACTGGGATAGTTTCAAGGGTGATATGGATGATCCTGTCCAAGTACCAGAAGTATCAGATGAAAAAGCTGCCACATCTTTAGAGACGGACGAAATCGCATCGCATGCGTCGGTTGGTTCTCAAGGAGTACAAGAGGAAGTGGAGGAGGTTACTGGCAGGCGCAAGCGCAGAGGATCACAACATGTCAAGTCTCCTTATGTGGTCCCTAAACCAAACAAACGTGCAAAACGTTCTGCCAAAGGAA AATTGTTCCAAAATGGTGATGTTAACAAATCTGGTGATGAGTATGATGTGGTGAAAGCGTCCATCAAGTACGTGCGTGCGCATGAGCATTTACAAAAACATGCCAAAACAGAAATTTTCAATGATGGCATGGAAGAAGGTCTCACTGTGAGGAGAGCTTGTCAGATTATTAACCATGAGTGGCTAAGTGGCGAC GTAATTGATGCATACTCATCATTTTTGGTCGACAAAGTTAATGATGATCGTTTCATGTTAACAACTTGGAGGATACATTGGTTGCTTCACGTTAGACCCGGAAAGAAGACCGCCGGTAATGATTATGAAGCAGAGTCGCATAGTAATGGACCCGTGAACAGATGTGAGGACGAGTATTTCAAAAAATCAAAG ACTTACATTCCTCTAAACAAGCAAAATAATCACTGGATTACTGTCGTCATGCATAGCGGAAAAAGAGAGTTTCAGGTTCTTGACTCGTTGATGACCGGAAAACTTGACACTGTTACTAGAGAACTCGTTGAGGACCTG AGAAAACAACTAGCAGAAGATATCCAAGAAGCAAATGCAACCGGAATTGTGAATTATCCGGATGTTTCCAAGTGGCCTATTCAAACGTATGACATGCCAAAACAACATGATGG GTACGCAAGTCATGTTTGGACTACGATGTACAATGAACGCTGTGCTAACACCATTTTTTTTCAGACCTCAATTGATGATTCAAGAGAGTTAATGATTGCGCAACTTATATTTTCGGAAAGAAACAAGCTTGATGAAGTGAAAAACAAAGTTATTCGgatatcaaagaagaagaaatag